In Manis pentadactyla isolate mManPen7 chromosome 11, mManPen7.hap1, whole genome shotgun sequence, one DNA window encodes the following:
- the LOC118913460 gene encoding olfactory receptor 1509, with amino-acid sequence MDAVNETRITEFVFLGLTDNWALEILFFMAFSVTYMLTLLGNILIVVTTVFTPRLHTPMYFFLSNLSFIDICHSSVTVPKMLEGLLLVRKTISFDNCIAQLFFLHLFACAEIFLLTIMAYDRYVAICAPLHYTSVMNMRVCVQLVFALWLGGTAHSLVQTFLTIRLPYCGPNVIDSYFCDVPPVIKLACTDTYLTGMLIVSNSGTISLTCFLALVASYMVILVSLRKQSVEGRQKALSTCSAHFMVVALFFGPCIFIYTRPDTSFSIDKVVSVFYTIVTPLLNPLIYTFRNEEVKSAMKHLREKQVFFMKSCT; translated from the coding sequence ATGGATGCTGTAAACGAAACAAGAATCACTGAATTTGTCTTTTTGGGACTCACTGATAACTGGGCACTGGAGATACtatttttcatggcattctcaGTTACATACATGCTAACCCTTTTGGGGAACATTCTCATTGTGGTTACCACAGTCTTTACTCCAcgtctccacacccccatgtatttcttcctgagCAACCTATCCTTCATTGACATTTGCCACTCATCTGTCACTGTGCCCAAGATGCTGGAGGGCTTGCTTTTAGTAAGAAAGACCATTTCCTTTGACAACTGCATTGCACAGCTCTTCTTCCTCCATCTGTTTGCCTGTGCTGAGATCTTCCTGCTGACTATTATGGCCTATGATCGTTATGTGGCCATCTGTGCTCCTTTACACTACACCAGTGTGATGAACATGAGGGTCTGTGTTCAACTTGTCTTTGCTCTCTGGTTGGGAGGTACTGCTCACTCACTGGTGCAGACCTTCTTGACCATTCGTCTGCCTTACTGTGGCCCCAACGTTATTGACAGCTACTTCTGTGACGTGCCTCCTGTCATCAAGCTGGCCTGCACAGATACATACCTCACTGGAATGCTGATTGTATCCAATAGTGGAACCATCTCCCTCACCTGTTTCCTGGCTCTGGTCGCCTCCTACATGGTCATCCTGGTTTCTCTTAGAAAACAGTCAGTGGAAGGTCGCCAGAAAGCCCTGTCCACCTGCTCAGCCCACTTCATGGTGGTTGCTCTCTTCTTTGGGCCATGTATCTTCATCTACACCCGGCCAGACACCAGCTTCTCCATTGACAAGGTGGTATCTGTCTTCTACACCATCGTTACCCCTTTGCTGAATCCCCTCATTTACACCTTCAGGAATGAGGAGGTAAAAAGTGCCATGAAGCATCTCAGAGAGAAACAAGTATTTTTCATGAAATCATGTACATAA